The following are encoded together in the Thermosipho affectus genome:
- the rnr gene encoding ribonuclease R produces the protein MITKRKVLNFINSKNYKPMLQKELYKALGLKNKTEKKELRKILNDLLYEGKLFKDSKGRYKPISKNMVIGTIEFTRNGTMAFVWTESGEEIAIPAEKAGRAIHKDKVIVEIEGKWYDIPEGRVIKIIDHGLKKVVGTFQPIGRAAFLIPDDPKIQYDFYIPIEFFNNAKPGQKVVGKILKYPTPTKNPVAKIVEVLGYADDPATDFPTVIVKHDINISFPNEVMQEASKIPDKVFSRDIKNRKDFRNELVVTIDGPDAKDFDDAVSVKKLKNGNYLLGVHIADVSHYVKEDSFLDKEAFKRGTSIYLIDRVIPMLPFKLSHGICSLVQGEDRLVMSLTMEINKDGKVVDFEVTKGVIRSNRRLVYDDVNALFEGKEEAIKKIGDLRKELLLMKELKDILRKARKERGAILDIEGGEVKIILDEKGHAVDIIPRKRGEAEVIIEEFMIKANETIAEIFHHLDLPFVYRVHEQPDPDTIIQLKNYLAALGIEFKVPKKIQPKVLQTLLEKTEGHPLRGSIEKLLVRSMKRAIYSATNIGHFGLASYAYTHFTSPIRRYPDLIVHRLIKKFLTDNKKISKKQLKKLNEKLSKVAIHSSKRERIADEAEWDYIALKKIDYISNHIGEVFDVVVTSVTKFGMFVEIIDKNISGLIHVSTLDDYFLYDPEKSILIGQHTGKVYKIGDKLRAKVVNANKTRMQIDFEISEA, from the coding sequence ATGATTACCAAAAGAAAAGTATTAAATTTTATAAATTCAAAAAATTATAAACCTATGCTTCAAAAAGAATTATATAAAGCACTAGGCTTAAAAAATAAAACAGAAAAAAAAGAACTAAGAAAAATACTAAATGATCTTTTATACGAAGGAAAATTATTCAAAGACAGTAAAGGAAGATACAAACCAATAAGCAAAAATATGGTCATTGGTACTATAGAATTCACAAGAAATGGTACAATGGCATTTGTTTGGACAGAATCCGGAGAAGAAATTGCTATTCCCGCCGAAAAAGCAGGGAGAGCTATACATAAAGACAAGGTAATAGTAGAAATAGAGGGAAAATGGTATGACATACCTGAAGGAAGAGTAATAAAAATAATTGATCACGGGTTAAAAAAGGTAGTGGGAACATTTCAACCTATTGGAAGAGCTGCATTTTTAATCCCAGATGATCCAAAAATTCAATATGATTTTTATATCCCCATAGAATTTTTTAATAATGCAAAACCTGGTCAAAAAGTAGTAGGGAAGATTTTAAAATATCCTACCCCTACGAAAAATCCCGTTGCAAAAATTGTAGAAGTATTAGGTTATGCCGATGATCCTGCAACTGATTTTCCAACTGTAATCGTAAAACATGACATAAATATATCTTTTCCAAACGAAGTTATGCAAGAAGCATCAAAAATTCCTGATAAAGTCTTTTCAAGAGACATTAAAAATAGAAAAGATTTTAGAAATGAATTAGTAGTAACAATTGATGGACCAGATGCAAAGGATTTTGATGATGCTGTAAGTGTAAAAAAATTAAAAAATGGAAACTACCTACTTGGAGTACATATTGCAGATGTTTCACACTATGTAAAAGAAGATAGCTTTCTAGACAAAGAAGCGTTTAAACGCGGAACAAGTATTTATTTAATAGATAGAGTCATTCCAATGTTACCTTTTAAATTATCACATGGAATTTGTAGTTTGGTCCAAGGCGAAGATCGTTTGGTAATGTCGTTAACAATGGAAATCAACAAAGATGGTAAAGTAGTTGATTTTGAAGTTACAAAAGGAGTAATAAGAAGCAATAGAAGACTTGTATACGACGATGTAAACGCTCTTTTCGAAGGAAAAGAAGAAGCAATAAAAAAAATTGGAGACTTAAGAAAAGAATTATTGCTAATGAAAGAATTAAAAGATATTTTAAGAAAAGCTCGAAAAGAAAGAGGGGCAATTTTAGACATAGAAGGTGGAGAAGTTAAGATTATTCTAGATGAAAAAGGGCACGCAGTCGATATTATCCCAAGGAAAAGGGGAGAAGCAGAAGTTATCATAGAAGAATTTATGATAAAAGCAAATGAAACCATCGCAGAAATTTTTCATCATCTTGATTTGCCATTTGTATATAGAGTACATGAACAACCTGATCCAGATACAATTATCCAATTAAAAAATTATTTAGCAGCTTTAGGGATAGAATTTAAAGTTCCAAAAAAGATACAACCCAAAGTATTACAAACATTACTCGAAAAAACCGAAGGACATCCATTAAGGGGGAGTATAGAAAAACTCCTTGTCCGTTCAATGAAACGTGCAATCTATTCAGCTACAAACATTGGACATTTTGGACTTGCCTCATATGCATACACACATTTTACCTCTCCGATAAGGAGATATCCAGATCTTATTGTCCACAGACTTATTAAAAAATTCTTAACTGACAACAAAAAAATATCAAAAAAGCAACTCAAAAAATTAAATGAGAAGCTATCAAAAGTTGCCATACATTCAAGTAAAAGAGAGAGAATAGCAGATGAAGCTGAGTGGGATTATATTGCCTTGAAAAAAATTGACTATATATCAAATCACATTGGTGAAGTTTTCGATGTAGTTGTAACTTCCGTCACAAAATTTGGAATGTTCGTAGAAATAATAGATAAAAACATATCAGGATTAATTCATGTTTCTACACTGGATGATTATTTCTTATATGATCCCGAAAAAAGTATCTTAATTGGTCAACATACAGGAAAAGTGTACAAAATAGGAGATAAATTAAGGGCAAAAGTTGTAAATGCTAACAAAACTAGAATGCAGATTGATTTTGAAATAAGTGAGGCATAA